In one Sphingobacterium daejeonense genomic region, the following are encoded:
- a CDS encoding acyl-CoA dehydrogenase family protein: protein MLITQLNPEHQVFRESLRSFIQKEILPNVDTWEENGEIDKSIWKKMGDMGYLGLIFPEEYGGLNLEFDYSKIFCEELSQCFSGGFTISALVIEYMSATYLWKYGSEFLKEKYLTQVIAGEMVSAVAITEPGAGSDVQNIKTTAVDEGDHFVVNGSKTFITNGYYGDFFYHCSKNRSQSWKKRCQFIAN from the coding sequence ATGCTAATAACACAATTAAACCCTGAACATCAAGTTTTCAGGGAAAGTCTTCGTTCATTTATTCAAAAAGAAATCCTTCCTAATGTTGATACTTGGGAGGAAAATGGTGAAATTGATAAGTCAATCTGGAAGAAAATGGGTGATATGGGCTATTTAGGTCTTATATTCCCTGAAGAATACGGAGGCTTAAATTTAGAATTTGATTATTCCAAAATATTCTGCGAAGAATTGTCGCAATGTTTTTCTGGCGGATTCACGATTTCTGCTTTGGTGATTGAATATATGTCGGCAACCTATCTATGGAAATATGGTTCAGAATTTTTAAAAGAAAAATATCTTACTCAAGTGATTGCTGGTGAAATGGTGAGTGCCGTAGCAATTACTGAGCCCGGTGCAGGCTCCGATGTTCAAAATATCAAAACTACCGCAGTAGATGAAGGAGATCATTTTGTAGTGAACGGTTCAAAAACCTTTATTACCAATGGTTATTATGGTGATTTTTTTTATCACTGCAGTAAAAACAGATCCCAAAGCTGGAAAAAAAGGTGTCAGTTTATTGCTAATTGA